DNA from Synechococcus elongatus PCC 6301:
AGAATTTAGTAATTTGTTGGCTAACTTGCTCGGGATATATGCAGTGGAAGAAATGGCGTCCGCTTAGACAAATCCACATCCGAGAAAGAGCATGATACAAATGTTGTCGCCAAGCTTTAATTTGCTCTTGGCTGATAATGATGTCATCTGCACTCCCACAGACAAGAAGCGGGACTTTGACAGCAATGGGTGGGAAACTTGCTGAATTTAGAAGACTATGTAGCGACAGTGACTCGTAGAGATCTTGTTTTAAAGCATGGGTTACTGTTGGGCTCGTCTTTCTACACCCTAGTAGCCGATCGCTGATTTTTTGTAAGAGGATCTGCTGATCTTCAAGTCTATCTCGGCGCTGGTTATAGTAATAAGATTGCCAATTAACTGCTGGGTCAACACCAACTGAAAGAATGGTGAGCGATCGCACATGTTCAGGATAATGATGGGCGTAGAGCAAACCTAATAGTCCCCCTGTCCCATGACCAAGGAGGTGGAGCGGACGATCGTAACTTTTTAGATAATCATGTAGTAATACTAAGGCTGTATCCAGAGAAGCCGCTTCATCAGGATCTTGAAGGTACTCCCAATGAGCGATCGCAGTAGATTGAGCAAGTGTTTGTAACAGTGGACGATCAAACATTTGTAGTGCGGGACTGACACTGATCCAAACAGCATCAATAGACGACAGCATTGGGAATACCTATCTAGGCAATGAGAATCAGAGAATGAGCTGTGTTAGACCATGGAATACTCTGTGCAACACAACTCGCTCAACCAAGATTAAAGACCGAACTCTGACTTTAGCTGGCTGACCCAAGTCTTAATTCGATTCTTTGTGAGATCAGGTTGATTGTCTTCATCA
Protein-coding regions in this window:
- a CDS encoding alpha/beta fold hydrolase, with translation MLSSIDAVWISVSPALQMFDRPLLQTLAQSTAIAHWEYLQDPDEAASLDTALVLLHDYLKSYDRPLHLLGHGTGGLLGLLYAHHYPEHVRSLTILSVGVDPAVNWQSYYYNQRRDRLEDQQILLQKISDRLLGCRKTSPTVTHALKQDLYESLSLHSLLNSASFPPIAVKVPLLVCGSADDIIISQEQIKAWRQHLYHALSRMWICLSGRHFFHCIYPEQVSQQITKFWNQLAVFA